A stretch of DNA from Noviherbaspirillum sedimenti:
CAGCAGGACCCGGTGCGCATGCAGCGCGCCCTTGGGCTTGCCGGTGGTGCCGGAGGTGTAGATGATCAAGGCCGGGTCTTCCGCCAGCGTGTCCATCGGCGCGAACGCCGGCGATTGCGCGGCGATGCTGGCGTGGAAGGCGCGGCAGTCCGGCGGATAGTCTTCCGCATTCGTCTCGATGCAATACACGGCCCGCAGCGCCGGCAGCCCGGCACGTATGCCATCGATCTTGCGCGCGCCCTCGATGTCCGTCACCAGCGCCGCCGCGCCGCTGTCGCCCAGGCGGTACTGCAGGGCGTCCGGGCCGAACAGGTAAAACAGCGGTAGGGCAATGGCGCCGATCTTGTAAGCGGCCAGATGGGCAATCACGGTTTCCACGCATTGCGGCAGGAAGATGGCGATGCGGTCGCCGCACTTGATGCCGGATCGCGTCCAGTGATTGGCCAGCTGGTTGGAAAGCGCCTTCAGCTGGTCGAAGCTGTACGTCGTGACCTGGCCATGCCGGTCTTCGAAAATGATCGCGCGCCGCCCGAAGCCATCGGCCCAGCGGTCGCACGCCGCCACGCCGATATTGAAGCGCTCGGGAATATCCCAGTTGAAATTTTCCGCCAGTTCTGCAAACGTATTTTCTCTTTTCAGCATTTATCTTCTCGCATTCTGGTTCCTGGCATCGGCGATGCCTGTTTACTTGTCCGCCGTACCGGCTTTCTTTCCATCTTCAAAACGTCGCAGCGTCCCCGCAATTTCTACCTGCAGTTGCCGCAGGGCATTCAGGTCCGGGTTGGGCGGGGCGAATGCGCTCCACAGCAACTCGGTGACCTGGCGCGCGGTGGCTTCCAGGTCCGGCACGCGGCCGCTGGTGATGCATTCCCACAGAATATGCTCCATCGAACCGTACACCATGTCGCGCATCAGTCGCAGCGGCATGTCGGCACGGATTTCCCCGGCCTCTTTGGCGGCGGAAAGGACCGCCATCAGCGGCGCGGTATACCGGCGCTGCAGATCCGCGAGAAGTTTGGCAAAGCCGATATCGGGGCTGCGGCCTTCGCTCAGGACCAGCGCGCACAAGCCCTGGCCATCGCGGATCAGCGTATTCAGGTGCTTGTAGACGATGTAGCCGAGCCTGGCGCGGGTGCCCTGAATCAGCGGCACCTCGTTTTCCAGCTCCAGGCTGATTTCGTCATACCAGTCGCTGATGACCTGCATGCACAGTTCGCGCTTGCTGCCGAAATAGGTGAACACCGTCGCTTCCGAAATGCCCAGGCGCTGGGCGATTTCGAGGGTCGTCGATTTCTCATAGCCGAATTCGGAAAATACCTGCCTTGCGGTAGTCAAGACCGCCTCGACGCGCTTTTGCGACTTTGGCGTCAAGGTGACGCGCCGCTCCTGAAAAGATAGCAATTTCGACATGGCAATTATTTTTGAGTCTTCCTTAATTGAGGCTTGCTTAATTAATTGATGCTGATATTATCACGGCATGCGCTTCAGGTAAGAAGAATTATTGATTGTTTTGAGTATTGCTTAATAACAGGGCGAGCATTCGTCGTTGCACAAGGAAACCACATGCAAGTCATTAAATCTCAATTGAACCCCCGCTCGGAAGAGTTCAGGGCCAATGCCACGCAAATGCGTACGCTGGTGGACGAGTTACGCGCCAAGTCTGCCCAGGTCGCCAAGGGCGGTGGCGACGCTGCACGGCAAAAGCATCTGGCGCGTGGCAAGCTGCTGCCGCGTGACCGCGTCGATCAGTTGGTCGATCCGGGCACGCCATTCCTGGAAATCGGTCAGCTGGCCGCCAATGGCATGTACGACAATGAAGCACCTGCTGCCGGCGTGATCGCCGGTATCGGCCGCGTGCAGGGACAGGAATGTCTGATCATCGCCAACGACGCCACCGTCAAGGGCGGCACCTACTACCCGATGACGGTCAAGAAACACTTGCGCGGCCAGGAAATCGCCGAGCAAAACAATCTTCCCTGCATCTACCTGGTCGATTCCGGCGGCGCTTTCCTGCCCAGGCAGGATGAACTCTTCCCGGATCGCGATCATTTCGGCCGCATCTTCTACAACCAGGCCACCATGTCGGCCAAGGGGATTCCGCAAATTGCCGTGGTGATGGGCTCGTGCACCGCCGGCGGCGCCTACGTGCCCGCCATGAGCGACGAAACCGTGATCGTCAAGAACCAGGGCACCATCTTCCTGGGCGGCCCGCCGCTGGTGAAGGCGGCAACCGGCGAGATCGTCAGCTCGGAAGACCTGGGCGGCGGCGATGTGCATACCCGCATCTCCGGCGTGGCCGACCACCTGGCGGAAAACGACAGCCATGCGCTGTTCCTGGCGCGCCGCATCGTCGCCAGCCTGAACCGCACCAAGGCGCCGACCGTGAAGCTCGAAACCTCGGAGGAGCCGCTCTACGATCCCGAGGAAATCTACGGCATCATCCCCACCGACACGCGCAAGCCTTTCGACGTGCGCGAGGTCATCGCCCGCGTGGTCGACGGTTCGCGTTTCGATGAATTCAAGGCGCGCTACGGCACCACGCTCGTGACCGGTTTTGCCCACCTGTACGGCATGCCTGTCGGGATCGTCGCCAACAATGGCATCCTGTTTGGCGAGTCGGCGCTCAAGGGCGCGCACTTCATCGAACTGTGCGCGCAGCGCGGCGTGCCGCTGCTGTTCCTGCAGAACATCACCGGCTTCATGGTCGGCCGCAAGTATGAAAACGAAGGTATCGCCAAGCACGGCGCCAAGCTGGTGACTGCAGTGGCGACGGCCCAGGTGCCGAAGCTCACCATGGTGATCGGCGGCTCCTTCGGCGCCGGTAACTACGGCATGTGCGGCCGCGCCTACAGCCCGCGCTTCATGTACGCCTGGCCGAATTCGCGCATCAGCGTCATGGGCGGCGAGCAGGCGGCCGGCGTGCTGGCGACCGTGCGCCGCGAAGGTATTGAAGGCAAGGGCGGCATCTGGACGCCGGAGCAGGAAGAGGCTTTCAAGGCGCCGATCCGCGAACAGTTCGAGGTGCAGAGCAATCCCTACTACGCCACCGCGCGCCTGTGGGATGACGGCATCATCGATCCGGCCCAGGCCCGTCGCACGCTTGGCCTGTCGCTGTCGGCGACGCTGAATGCGCCGATCCCGCAAACCCGCTTCGGCGTTTTCCGCATGTGAGGCCGGCATGACTTACGCCACCATAGAAATCGAACGCCGCGGCGCCGCCGACGCCAGCATCGCCTGGCTCTGGATGAATCGCGCCGAAGTGCACAATGCCTTCGACGAGGCCCTGATCGCCGAACTCACCGATGCGCTGGCGGCGCTGGGCGATGACGCCAGCGTGCGCGCCATCGTGCTGGCCGGCCGCGGCAAGAGCTTTTCCGCCGGCGCCGACCTGAACTGGATGAAACAGCAGGGCAGCGCCTCGATGGAAGACAACCTGGCCGCTGCGCGCCGCATGGCAAAGCTGTTCCGTACCCTGGCTGAATGTGCCAAGCCCACCATCGCGCGCGTGCATGGCGCCGCCATCGGCGGCGGCATGGGTCTGGCGGCTGCCTGCGATATCTGCGTCGCCTCGACCCAGGCTTCGTTCGCCACATCAGAAGTCAAGCTGGGCATCATCCCCGCGGTGATCAGCCCGTTTGTGGTGCGCGCCATCGGCGAGCGCCAGTCGTATCGTTATTTCCAGACCGCCGAGCGCATTGCCGCCGCGCGCGCCAGGGAAATCGGCCTGGCCCATGAAGTGGCAGAGCCGGATCAGCTCGACGCCCAGGTTGACGCCTTCGTGGCAGCCTTGCTGGCAGGTGGTCCGCTGGCGCAGGCCGCTTCCGCCGACCTGATCCGCGCGGTGGCCAACCGCCCGATCACCGCCGAACTGATCGACGACACCGCACATCGCATCGCCAAAATACGGGCGACACCGGAAGCCCGCGAAGGCTTGACGGCGTTCCTCGAAAAACGCCCCGCTGCATGGACAAGAAACTGAGGAAACCAGGTATGTTTACGAAAATTCTGATTGCAAACCGCGGCGAAATCGCCTGCCGCGTCATCAAGACCGCACGCCGCATGGGCATCGCGACGGTGGCCGTGTACTCCGAGGCGGACGCCAATGCGCGCCACGTGCGCCTGGCCGACGAGGCCGTGCTGATCGGCGGCGCCGAAGCGCGCGCTTCTTACCTGGTGGCCGAGCGTATTCTTGAGGCCGCAAAGCAGACCGGCGCGCAGGCGATCCACCCCGGTTATGGCTTCCTGTCTGAAAATGAAGAGTTCGCCGAGGCGTGCGAGCGCGCCGGCGTCGTCTTCATTGGCCCGCCGGCTTCCGCCATTCGCGCCATGGGTTCGAAATCGGCTGCCAAGGCGCTGATGGAAAAAGCCGGCGTGCCGCTGACTCCTGGCTACCATGGCGACCGCCAGGAGCCGGAATTCCTTGCCGAGCAGGCAGGGCGCATCGGCTATCCGGTGCTGATCAAGGCTTCCTCAGGCGGCGGCGGCAAGGGCATGCGCCGCGTCGATGCGGCAGCCGACTTCGCTGCCGCGCTGGCGTCCTGCAAGCGCGAGGCGATCAACGCCTTTGGCGACGATCATGTGCTGGTTGAAAAGTACGTGCTCAAGCCGCGTCACATCGAGATCCAGGTGTTCGGCGATACCAAGGGCGACTGCGTCTACCTGTTCGAGCGCGACTGCTCGGTGCAGCGGCGCCACCAGAAAGTGCTGGAAGAAGCGCCGGCTCCCGGCATGACGCCGGCGCGCCGCGCCGCCATGGGCAAGGCCGCGGTGGATGCCGCCAAGGCGGTCGGCTACGTCGGCGCCGGCACGGTGGAATTCATTGCCAACCAGGATGGCAGCTTCTACTTCATGGAAATGAACACTCGCCTGCAGGTGGAGCATCCGGTCACCGAAATGATCACCGGCCTCGACCTGGTGGAATGGCAGTTGCGTGTGGCCTCGGGCGAGCCGCTGCCGTTGGCGCAGAACCAGCTTGCCATCCACGGCCACGCCATCGAGGCGCGCATCTACGCCGAGGAACCGGAAAAAGGCTTCCTGCCATCGACCGGGCGCCTGTTGCACCTGGCGCCGCCGGCCGAGTCCGACCATGTGCGCATCGACACCGGCGTGGAGCAGGGCGACGAGATTACCCCCTATTACGATCCGATGATCGCCAAGCTGATCGTCTGGGATCACGACCGCGACCAGGCGCTGGCGCGCATGCGCAAGGCGCTGACGCAATATCGCGTAGTAGGCGTGGCCAACAATATCGAGTTCCTCACGCGCCTGACGACTTGCCCGTCGTTTGCCAATGCCGACCTCGATACTGGCCTGATCGAGCGCGAGGAAGCGACCCTGTTCCCGGCGGCTGCCGCCGTGCCCGAAGCCGCCTGGCTGCTCGCCGTCCTGGCGGAATTGCTGCATGAGGCTGGCGCTGCAGAAAAATCGGCAGAGCGCGGTTCGCCCTGGCTGGGGCTGGACGGCTGGCGCCTGAATGGCCGCGGCCAGCGTACCATCGCCCTGCGTCACGGTGACGTGCGCCAGGACGTCGGTGTCGCCAGTGTCGCCGGCGGCTGGGAGCTGTCGCTCGGCGATAGCCGCGTATTTGCGCGCGGTGTCCTGCAATCCAACGGGCAGTTGCATGTCCAGCTGGGCGAGCGCCGCCTGCACGCCGCCGTGGTGATCGCCGCCGAGCGCCGCCACGTATTCGTCGATGGCCGGGCCTGGCCGCTGGCGCGCGTGGACAACCTGTATACCGGCGGCGAAGGCGATGAAGCCGGCGGCGGCCTGCGCGCGCCAATGCCGGGCAAGATCGTGGCCCTGCTTGCACAGCCAGGCGCCACCGTCGAAAAAGGCACCCCGCTGCTGGTGATGGAAGCCATGAAAATGGAGCACACCATCACCGCGCCTGCCAACGGCACCATCAAGGCGTTTTCCTATGCGCCCGGCGACCAGGTCGCCGACGGCGTCGAACTGGTCGAATTCGAGGTGACAGAGTGACACGGCAAGTACGCATTATGGAAGTCGGCCCGCGCGACGGCCTGCAAAACGAAAAGGAAGTCGTCAGCACGGCCACCAAGCTGGAGCTGATCGAGCGTCTTGCCAAAGCCGGATTGCAGGACATCGAAGCGGCTTCCTTCGTCTCGCCCAAGTGGGTGCCGCAGATGGCTGACCACGCCGAGATCATGGCGGGCCTGCCTTCTGCGGAGCGCTACCCCAATGTGAATTATTCGGTGCTGACGCCCAACCTCAAGGGCTTCGAGGCGGCAGCCGCCGCCGGCGCCAGGGAAGTGGCGGTGTTTGCCGCCGCTTCCGAGGGGTTTTCGCAAAAGAATATCAATTGCTCGATCGCCGAATCGCTCGAGCGTTTCGTGCCGATCTTCGAGGCGGCGAAGCAGCAGGGTATTCGCGTGCGCGGCTACGTTTCCTGCGTGGTTGCCTGCCCCTATGACGGCCCGGTTGCGCCGGAAAAGGTGGCGCAGGTGGCAGCGCGCCTGCTGGAACTTGGCAGTTACGAAATTTCGCTGGGCGACACCATCGGCGCCGGCACGCCGGCGTCGGTATTGCGCATGCTCGAGGCGGTCGAGCGCGTGGCGCCGGTGCGCAAACTGGCTGGGCATTACCACGACACCTATGGCATGGCGGTCGCCAACGTGTACGCTTCCTACCAGTTCGGCCTGCGCTCGTTCGACAGTTCGATCGCGGGCCTGGGAGGCTGCCCCTACGCCAAGGGCGCCACCGGCAACGTGGCGACCGAAGACCTGGTCTATCTGTTCAACGGCCTGGGCGTGCAGACTGGCGTCGACCTGGATGCTTTGGTGGATTGCGCCGACTGGATCAGCGGCATGCTGGGTCGCGCGCCGAACTCCAGGGTGTCGCGGGCCATGCTGGCTAAGCGCAACTAAGCCAGGGAGCCGCGCTTCGTGATCACTCTGTACCATTGCATGAGCGCCCGTTCCTTCCGTCCTTTGTGGATGCTGGAGGAACTGGGCTTGCCATATGAATTGAAGATGCTGCCGTTCCCGCCGCGCGTGCTGGACCGGGGCTATCTGGAAATCAATCCGCTGGGCACGGTGCCGGCGCTGTTCGACGGCGAGGTGCAAATGACCGAGTCGGCGGCGATGTGTCAGTATCTCGTGGCACGCGCTAGTCCGACGCCGCTGAACGTCGAGACGCACGAAGAAGGCTACGGCGCGTTCCTGAATTATCTGCACTTCGGTGAAGCGACGCTGACGTTTCCGCAAACCCTGGTGTTGCGCTATACCCGTTTCGAGCCGGCCGAGCGGCGCTCGCCGCAGGTCGCCGAAGACTATGCGAAGTGGTTCCTGGCCCGCCTGCGCAATTTGGAGCCGCTGCTGACGCAACACCACTATCTGGTGGCGGATCGCTTCACCGCTGCCGATGTTTCGGTCGGCTATGCCCTGCTGCTGGCCGAGCACCTTGACCTGAAAGCCCGTTTCACCCCGGCCGTGCTGGCGTACTGGGAGCGCTTGCGCAGCCGCGAGGGATTCAAGCGCGCACTGGCGGCGCAGGAAAAGGCAGCGCTGGCGCAAGGCATATTGACCGTGGCTGCGCCGGATATCCGGCTTGCCCCTTAACGCCTGAATAACAAGGAAATTCATCATGTCCGCACAACCCCTCGTATTTCAGCCGGCACCCGCCGCCGTGACGCCAGTCGTCGCCGACAAGTGGCCGGTGGACGCCATCGTTGCCCTGTTCGAGCTGCCGTTCACGGAATTGCTCTACCGCGCCCAGCAGGTGCACCGTGAACACTTCAACCCGAGCGAAGTCGAACTGGCCACGCTCCTGTCGATCAAGACCGGCGGCTGCTCGGAAGATTGCGGCTATTGCCCGCAGGCGGCGCGCTATGACACCGGCGTGGTCGCTGAAAAGATCCTGCCACTCGACACCGTGCTGCAGGCCGCGCGTGAAGCCAAGGCGCAGGGCGCCAACCGTTTCTGCATGGGCGCAGCCTGGCGCGAGCCGAAGGACCGCGACCTGGTGAAAGTCGAAGAGATGGTGCGCGAGGTGAAGGCCCTGGGCCTGGAAACCTGCGTCACGCTCGGCATGCTGGGGCAGGGCCAGGCCGAACGCCTGCGCGCCGCCGGCCTGGATTACTACAACCATAACCTCGATACCGCGCCGGAATTCTATGGCGACGTCATTTCCACCCGCGAATACCAGGACCGTCTCGACACGCTGGGACGGGTGCGCGGCGCCGGCATCAAGGTGTGCAGCGGCGGCATCGTCGGTATGGGCGAATCGCGCCTGCAGCGCGCCGGGCTGATTGCGCAGCTGGCCAACATGGACCCGTACCCGGAATCGGTGCCG
This window harbors:
- a CDS encoding TetR/AcrR family transcriptional regulator, which translates into the protein MSKLLSFQERRVTLTPKSQKRVEAVLTTARQVFSEFGYEKSTTLEIAQRLGISEATVFTYFGSKRELCMQVISDWYDEISLELENEVPLIQGTRARLGYIVYKHLNTLIRDGQGLCALVLSEGRSPDIGFAKLLADLQRRYTAPLMAVLSAAKEAGEIRADMPLRLMRDMVYGSMEHILWECITSGRVPDLEATARQVTELLWSAFAPPNPDLNALRQLQVEIAGTLRRFEDGKKAGTADK
- a CDS encoding enoyl-CoA hydratase/isomerase family protein, yielding MTYATIEIERRGAADASIAWLWMNRAEVHNAFDEALIAELTDALAALGDDASVRAIVLAGRGKSFSAGADLNWMKQQGSASMEDNLAAARRMAKLFRTLAECAKPTIARVHGAAIGGGMGLAAACDICVASTQASFATSEVKLGIIPAVISPFVVRAIGERQSYRYFQTAERIAAARAREIGLAHEVAEPDQLDAQVDAFVAALLAGGPLAQAASADLIRAVANRPITAELIDDTAHRIAKIRATPEAREGLTAFLEKRPAAWTRN
- a CDS encoding glutathione S-transferase family protein — its product is MITLYHCMSARSFRPLWMLEELGLPYELKMLPFPPRVLDRGYLEINPLGTVPALFDGEVQMTESAAMCQYLVARASPTPLNVETHEEGYGAFLNYLHFGEATLTFPQTLVLRYTRFEPAERRSPQVAEDYAKWFLARLRNLEPLLTQHHYLVADRFTAADVSVGYALLLAEHLDLKARFTPAVLAYWERLRSREGFKRALAAQEKAALAQGILTVAAPDIRLAP
- the bioB gene encoding biotin synthase BioB; protein product: MSAQPLVFQPAPAAVTPVVADKWPVDAIVALFELPFTELLYRAQQVHREHFNPSEVELATLLSIKTGGCSEDCGYCPQAARYDTGVVAEKILPLDTVLQAAREAKAQGANRFCMGAAWREPKDRDLVKVEEMVREVKALGLETCVTLGMLGQGQAERLRAAGLDYYNHNLDTAPEFYGDVISTREYQDRLDTLGRVRGAGIKVCSGGIVGMGESRLQRAGLIAQLANMDPYPESVPVNNLVQVEGTPLYGTDPIDPLEFVRTVAVARITMPKARVRLSAGRRQMGEAVQALCFVAGANSIFYGEKLLTTGNPEIDADRALLDKLGMRARGTAVDARCEIDS
- a CDS encoding hydroxymethylglutaryl-CoA lyase, yielding MEVGPRDGLQNEKEVVSTATKLELIERLAKAGLQDIEAASFVSPKWVPQMADHAEIMAGLPSAERYPNVNYSVLTPNLKGFEAAAAAGAREVAVFAAASEGFSQKNINCSIAESLERFVPIFEAAKQQGIRVRGYVSCVVACPYDGPVAPEKVAQVAARLLELGSYEISLGDTIGAGTPASVLRMLEAVERVAPVRKLAGHYHDTYGMAVANVYASYQFGLRSFDSSIAGLGGCPYAKGATGNVATEDLVYLFNGLGVQTGVDLDALVDCADWISGMLGRAPNSRVSRAMLAKRN
- a CDS encoding carboxyl transferase domain-containing protein → MQVIKSQLNPRSEEFRANATQMRTLVDELRAKSAQVAKGGGDAARQKHLARGKLLPRDRVDQLVDPGTPFLEIGQLAANGMYDNEAPAAGVIAGIGRVQGQECLIIANDATVKGGTYYPMTVKKHLRGQEIAEQNNLPCIYLVDSGGAFLPRQDELFPDRDHFGRIFYNQATMSAKGIPQIAVVMGSCTAGGAYVPAMSDETVIVKNQGTIFLGGPPLVKAATGEIVSSEDLGGGDVHTRISGVADHLAENDSHALFLARRIVASLNRTKAPTVKLETSEEPLYDPEEIYGIIPTDTRKPFDVREVIARVVDGSRFDEFKARYGTTLVTGFAHLYGMPVGIVANNGILFGESALKGAHFIELCAQRGVPLLFLQNITGFMVGRKYENEGIAKHGAKLVTAVATAQVPKLTMVIGGSFGAGNYGMCGRAYSPRFMYAWPNSRISVMGGEQAAGVLATVRREGIEGKGGIWTPEQEEAFKAPIREQFEVQSNPYYATARLWDDGIIDPAQARRTLGLSLSATLNAPIPQTRFGVFRM
- a CDS encoding acetyl/propionyl/methylcrotonyl-CoA carboxylase subunit alpha; this translates as MFTKILIANRGEIACRVIKTARRMGIATVAVYSEADANARHVRLADEAVLIGGAEARASYLVAERILEAAKQTGAQAIHPGYGFLSENEEFAEACERAGVVFIGPPASAIRAMGSKSAAKALMEKAGVPLTPGYHGDRQEPEFLAEQAGRIGYPVLIKASSGGGGKGMRRVDAAADFAAALASCKREAINAFGDDHVLVEKYVLKPRHIEIQVFGDTKGDCVYLFERDCSVQRRHQKVLEEAPAPGMTPARRAAMGKAAVDAAKAVGYVGAGTVEFIANQDGSFYFMEMNTRLQVEHPVTEMITGLDLVEWQLRVASGEPLPLAQNQLAIHGHAIEARIYAEEPEKGFLPSTGRLLHLAPPAESDHVRIDTGVEQGDEITPYYDPMIAKLIVWDHDRDQALARMRKALTQYRVVGVANNIEFLTRLTTCPSFANADLDTGLIEREEATLFPAAAAVPEAAWLLAVLAELLHEAGAAEKSAERGSPWLGLDGWRLNGRGQRTIALRHGDVRQDVGVASVAGGWELSLGDSRVFARGVLQSNGQLHVQLGERRLHAAVVIAAERRHVFVDGRAWPLARVDNLYTGGEGDEAGGGLRAPMPGKIVALLAQPGATVEKGTPLLVMEAMKMEHTITAPANGTIKAFSYAPGDQVADGVELVEFEVTE